Below is a window of Streptomyces sp. NBC_00223 DNA.
GCGCCCGGGGCGCGCGACGACGCGCGGTGACGTGCCGGTGCGATGACAGGATCTTCTTTCGGTATTCCGGGCAGGCGAGGGAGCATGGGCGGCATGGCACGGACGGACGACCGCGACGACCCGATCCGGCTGCTGGCGATCCGCGACACCCCGCTGTCCGTGGACGAGGTCTTCGCCGCGGTCGGTGACGACGCGGCCGGTGGCACGGCGCTCTTCGTCGGCACCGTGCGCGACCACGACGGGCGGCCGGACGCGGAGGTGACCGGTCTGTCGTACTCCGCGCACCCCCTGGCGGAGCGGGAACTGCGCCGGGTCGCGGAGAAGGTCGCCGCGGACTTCCCGGTACGGGCGCTCGCGGCCGTCCACCGCGTCGGCGACCTGAGGGTGGGCGACATCGCGGTGGTCGTGGCGGTCGCCTGCCCCCACCGAGGCGAGGCGTTCGAGGCGAGCCGCCGTCTGATCGACGAACTCAAGAGCCAGGTGCCGATCTGGAAGCATCAGACGTTCACGGACGGTACGGAGGAGTGGGTGGGCGCGCACTGACCCGTGCGTTTTCGCACCCTGGGTGCCGACCGAAGGCCCGCGTACAGGCGCCCTGGACAACAGACCCGGCGTCCGCGCCCTCGCGTCCTGGGCGGCGATCCCGCGCCTCCTCATGCGCCGCCTCCTCGCGTCCTGGGCGCCGTCCTCGCGCCCTCGTCTCCCAAGGCGTCGACAGGCGTCGACCCGCGCCGCCCGTACCGCGCCCACCCTCCGTTCGTGGGACTCCGGCGGAATTCCCGCCGGAACCCCGTGCCCCTGCCCAGCGTTTGACCCGATGAGTGGTTAATCTGCTCATAGGTCCGATTTGGCGCACAGGGTCTCGGGGAGTTCGCAGTGGCAGCACTCGTATGGTTGCTCATTCCGCTGGCCGCCGCGGTCGTCGCCGCCTGCTGGGCCCGGTGGGCCGCGCGGCGACGTACGACCGGGGACGGTGCCTCGCTCGCCGACTACGAACGCTTCCGCCAGGCGATGCAGCGGGTGGCCCCGGTGGACGCCTCCCGGGAGCGCGCGCCGGTCGCCGGACCCGCCGCCGGGACGGCCCGTGACAAGGGCCGCAGGGCCGCCCGTACCGCCGGTGCGGGCGCCGGGAAGAACGCGGCACGCGGCCTCGGTACGGCCCCCGCGAACGCCCCCGGCGAAGAGGACTCACCCCGCGGACCGGTTGTCGGACCGGTCCCGTAGGGTCGGGGCATGCCACGCCGCACCGCGACGCTGCTCGCTTCGACACTGACGCTGATCGTGCTGCTGTGCGTGGCCCTCCTGGCGCCGACGCCGTACTCGGAGATGTCGCCGGGGCCGACCGTGAACACCCTCGGGGACTACCAGGGCGAGCAGGTCATCCAGATCACCGGCCGCAAGACGTACCCGGCCGACGGGCATCTGAACATGACCACGGTCCGGGTCACGGGCGCCGACTACTCGATGAACCTGATCGAGGCCATGTTCGGCTGGGCCCAGCACGACGACCGGGTGGTCGAGCACGACACGCTCTACCCGAACGGGCAGAGCGCGCAGGAGGCCGACCAGGAGAACGCCGAGGAGTTCAGCCAGTCCCAGGACAGCGCCAAGGTCGCCGCGCTCAAGGTGCTGCACATCCCCGTCCCGTCCCGGGTGATCGTTTCCGCCGTGGTCAAGGGCGGCGCCTCCCAGGGGCTGCTGCACGCGGGCGACGTCATCAAGGCGGTGGACGGCACCGAGGTCAAGCAGGCCGACGACGTCGCCAAGCTCGTCACCGAGCACAAGCCGGGCCAGCCGGTCGTCTTCACCGTCATCAAGGCCGCCGACGCCAAGAAGAAGTCCACGGTGACCCACGACGTGACGATCACCACCCGGGCCTCCGACGACACCGGCCCCAAGCGCGCGGTCGTCGGGATTCAGGCGGGCATCGAGCACATCTTCCCGTTCACCATCGACATCCGGCTCGCGGACGTGGGCGGCCCGAGCGCGGGCATGATGTTCGCCCTGGGCATCGTGGACAAGCTCACCCCGGGCAATCTGACCGGCGGGCACTTCGTCGCGGGCACCGGCACCATAGACGACAGCGGGAACGTCGGCCCGATCGGCGGCATCGGTCTCAAGACGATCGGCGCCCGCGACAAGGGCGCGCAGTACTTCCTCACCCCGGCCGACAACTGCGGGGAAGCCGCCAAGGACATCCCCCACGGCCTCACCCTGGTCAAGGTGAAGACGCTGGACGACGCCATGGCGGCCCTGGCGAACATCAAGGCCGGCAAGACCTCGGCGCTGCCCAGCTGCTCCAAGAGCTGAGCCGATAGCTGAGCCGAGGGCCGAGCCGGCGGCCGAGCAGCAGTCGGCCGCCCAGGCTTCGAATCACGCCTCGAAGGTCGCCGCCAGCGCCTCGGCCAGCCCCGGCACCAGCTCCGACCCGGTGAGCACCTCGGTCGGCGAGTCCTTGGACCGCAGCCGCAGCGCCGACTCGCGCGCGCCGTCCCGCAGGACCCCGACCGTCATCCGTACCTCCTGCCGCTCGGGGTGCGCGGCGACCCATGCGGCGAGCGCGGCGTCGTCCAGGTCCTCGGGGATCGCGGCCTCCGCGGACGGCGGCAGCATCAGCCGCTCCACGGTGAGCGCGCAGCCCGCGATCACCTCGGGCCAGGCGATGGTGGCCAGGAACTCGTCCAGCTGCTGCCCGGCCGGCAACTCGTCCTGCTCGATGGGGGTCAGGCCCCCGGCGGTCTCCTCACCGAGCCCCAGCTGCTCGGCCAGGCCGGGCTCCTGGGACCGCAGTTGAACGGTGTCGACGAGGGCGAAGAGCCGCGCGGGCTGGTCCCAGCCGAGGCCCGAGGCATAGGTGTCGATCTCCAGCACGGCACGGGTCAGCGGATTCCCCGCGAGCGGTGCACCATCGGTCGCAATGTTGGACATGGTCAGTATCCTGCCTCTTCCCCGCCCGGAATCGGGAACCGGCCAAAGCGTGAGTAAGTTGCACCTGTGGGGGGTCCGACCCGGGACACCCGCGAAACACTGACATTTCGAGGTGCGCACCTTGGTATTCCAGATGCCGGACCGCGGCGGAGGGCCGTCGGGAGCCCGGATCAGAATGGGCCGTCCGTCCCGGCGGACCCGAACCCTGCTCATCACGATCGGCGTGCTCGCCGTCCTGATGATCGCGTTCGTGATGTTCGCCGGGTTCTGGACGGATTTGCTCTGGTATCGGTCGGTTCACTACTCGTCGGTCTTCACCACCACGCTGTGGACCAAGGTCGGCCTCTTCTGCGTCTTCGGCCTGTTGATGGCCCTCGCGGTCGGGGTGAACATCTACCTGGCGCACCGGCTGCGTCCGCCGCTGAGCGCGATGTCGACGGAGCAGCAGAGCCTCGACCGGTACCGGATGGGGATCGCGCCGTACAAGAAGTGGGTGCTGCTCGGGATCTGCGCGGTGGTCGGGCTCATCGCCGGCGGATCGGCCTCGGGTCAATGGCGGCTGTGGCTGCTCACCACCAACGCCACGCCCTTCCACGTCAAGGACCCGCAGTTCCACAAGGACGTGTCCTTCTACGCCTTCGACCTGCCCTGGTACCGCTTCCTGCTGAGCTTCGGCTTCGCCACCGTGGTGCTCTCGCTGATCGCCGCCGCGCTGGTGCACTACCTGTACGGCGGGCTGCGGATCACCTCGCCCGGCGGCCGGGCCACCGCGGCGGCCACCGGCCATCTGTCGGTGCTGCTGGGCCTGTTCGTGTCGCTCAAGGCGGTCGCGTACTGGCTGGACCGTTACGGTCTCGCGGTCAAGTCCAGCGGCTTCAAGGCCACCGAGAACTGGACGGGTCTGCGGTACGTCGACGCCAACGCGTATCTGCCTGCCAAAACGATCCTGTTCTGCATCGCGGTCATCTGCGCGCTGCTGTTCTTCGCGACGCTGTGGCGGCGTACGTGGTCGCTGCCGACCATCGGCTTCGGGCTGATGGTGCTCTCGGCGATCCTCATCGGCGGGCTCTACCCGGCGATCGTGCAGAAGTTCCAGGTGCAGCCGAACGAGGCGGCCAAGGAGGCGCCGTACATCCAGCGGAACATCGACGCGACACGGGCGGCGTACGGCATCGCGGACAGCGAGGTCTCGGAGTACGCGGGGACGAGCACGGAGTCCAATGCCAAGCTGCTCGCCGACACCGCCACCGCGGCCTCCATACGTGTCCTGGACCCGAACGTGGTCTCGCCGACCTTCCAGCAGATGCAGCAGTCCCGCAGCTACTACTCCTTCCCCTCCACGCTCGACGTCGACCGGTACACGATCGACGGCAAGGAGCAGGACACCGTGGTGGGGCTGCGCGAGCTGAACATCAAGGGCATCCCCGAGAACAACTGGATCAACGACCACTTCAAGTACACCCACGGCTACGGGCTCATCGCCGCCAAGGGCACCACGGCGACCGACACCGACCCCAAGGGCCAGCCGGTCTACACCGAGAAGAACCTGCCGACCGTCGGTGACATCGGCGACTACCGGCAGGAGATCTACTTCGGCGAGCAGACCAAGCAGTACTCGATCGTCGGCGGCCCCACCAAGGAGCTGGACTACGCCGACAAGACCGGGGAGAAGTCGTCCTCGTACCAGGGCAAGGGCGGGGTCAGCCTGAGCAACCCGGTGACCCGGGCCGCGTACGCGGTGTCCTTCGGGGAGCCGCAGATCCTCTACTCCGGGGCGATCGGCGACGGTTCGAAGATCCTCTACAACCGCACCCCCAAGGAGCGGGTGGAGGCGGTCGCGCCCTGGCTGACCATCGACGGCGACCCGTACCCGGCGGTGGTGGACGGCCATGTGCAGTGGATCGTGGACGCGTACACGACCACCAACGGCTATCCGTACGCCTCCAGCACGACGCTCGGTGACACCACCGCGGACTCGCTGACCGACGACCAGCGTTCGGTGGTCGCGCAGCAGAACCGGGTCAACTACATCCGCAACTCGGTCAAGGCGACCGTGGACGCGTACGACGGCACGGTCACGCTCTACCAGTGGGACACCCAGGACCCGGTGCTCAAGACCTGGATGAAGGCGTTCCCGCACACCGTGCAGCCCAAGAGCGCGATCTCGAAGGACCTGATGACGCACCTGCGGTATCCGCAGGACCTGTTCAAGGTCCAGCGGCAGCTGCTCACCAAGTACCACGTCACCAAGGCCGCGCAGTTCTACAGCGGCAGCGAGGTGTGGCAGGTGCCGGACGACCCGGCGTCGAAGTCGGGCAAGGCGGTGCCGCCGTACTACCTGAGCATGCAGATGCCCGACCAGAACAGCCAGGAGTTCTCGCTCACCACGACCTTCACGCCCACCAAACGTGACAACCTCTCGGCCTTCATGGCGGTGGACGCGAACGCGACGAGTCCGGACTACGGCAAGATGCGGCTGCTCAAACTGCCGCCCGACGCCCAGGTCGACGGACCGCAGCAGGTGCAGAGCAAGTTCAACTCCTATCCGGGCTTCGCCACCGACCTCAACCTGTTGAAGAAGGGCGACTCCACGGTCGAGTACGGCAACCTGCTCACCTTCCCGCTGGACGGCGGTCTGCTGTACGTGGAGCCGGTGTACGTGCGCGGCGCGGACACCAACTACCCGCTGCTGCGCAAGGTGCTGGTGAACTTCGGCGGCACGATGGCCTTCCGGGACACCCTCGGGGAGGCGCTGTCCGAGGTCTTCGGCGGGGAGGCGGCGCCACCGCCGGCCGACGGCGGGACCGGAACCGGGACCGGTGGCGGTACGACGACCGAGCCGCCGCCGACGACGGGCACCACGGACAACCCGACGCTCGACAAGGCCCTCGCGAACGCGCAGAAGGCCCTCGACGACGGGCAGACCGCGCTCAAGAACGGCGACTGGAAGGCGTACGGCGAGGCGCAGGACCGGCTGGCCGCCGCGCTCCAGCAGGCGCAGGACGCCGAGAAGGGGAAGAAGGGGGCGAAGACCGGGTGATCGAGGGCTGATCGGGCGACACCCCGCGTCGTGGTACGGTTAAGACACAACGACGCGGGGTGGAGCAGCTCGGTAGCTCGCTGGGCTCATAACCCAGAGGTCGCAGGTTCAAATCCTGTCCCCGCTACTCGATGAAGAGGCTCGAAGTCAAGTGACTTCGGGCCTCTTCACTCGTTTGAGGTACCCCCGGTTTGAGGCGTTTGGGTGACGCCTTATCGGGAAGTCGACAAAACGCTGTAGTGACCAATCGGGTTGCGGTATACCAGGTGTACGCCGGTAGCGGGTGGTGCGACGATGGTGCTCATGGGGGATGGTGCAAGACTGCTGAATACTCGTCAGATCCATGGACAAGGTGGGCCGACGGGGGAGTCGGCCGCGCGTGCGGACGCCTCCGGGGCCGCGGCCGTCAGCGTGGCGGCGTTGCTGCCCGGGCCGCGGGCCGGACACGGGGACTCCGCCGAACCGGTCGCCGTACCGGCGCTGCTCACCGAGCTGCCCGACGAGGACACCCTCGCGCTGCGCGAGGAAGCGGAGATCGAGGCGCGGCACCGCCGGGCCGCCGAGCAGGGCGACCCGGGGGCGATGAGCGCGCTCGGCACGCTGCTGCTGCGGCGCGGGGACCTCGACGGCGCGGAGCCGTTTCTGCGGCAGGCCGTGCAGCACGGGGACCGGGCCGCCGCGAACAATCTGGCGCTGCTGCTCCACCAGCGCGGGTACGCCGACGAGGCGGCCGGCTGGTGGCGGATCGCGGCCGTCGCCGGGTCCGCGCCCGCCGCGCACGCGCTCGGCCGGCACTTCCGGGAGCGCGGTGACGAGCCCGGCGCCGAATACTGGCTGCGGCAGGCCGCCGAGTCCGGGCACACGCTGGGCGCCTACGCGCTGGCCGACCTGCTCGACCACCGGCGGGACGTCGGGGCCGAGCGGTGGTTCCGCGCCGCCGCCGAACACGGGCACCGAGAGGCGTCGTACCGGCTGGCCCGGATCTGCGCGGGGCGCGGCGAGGACCACGAGGCCGAGCAGTGGTACCGGCAGGCCGCGGCCCGCCGCCACCGCCGGGCCGCGCTGCGCCTCGGCACGCTGCTCGAGGAGCGCGGCGAGACCAAGGAGGCCGGGCACTGGTATCTGACGGCCGCGCGGGACGGCGAGGCGCGGGCCGCCTGCGCGCTGGCCTTTCTGCTGCGGGACGCCGGTGACATCGACCAGGCCGCCACGTGGTGGCGGCGGGCCGCCCAGGCCGGCGACGGCAACGCCGCCAACGCGCTCGGCGCGCTGCACGCCCAGGAGGGCGAGACGCAGACGGCCGAGCGCTGGTACCGCACGGCCATGGAGGCCGGGGACGTCAACGGGGCGTACAACCTCGGGCTGCTCTGCGCCGGCCAGGGGCGTACGCCGCAGGCCGAGCAGTGGTACCGCAAGGCCGCGTACGCCGGGCACCGCGAGGCCGCGAACGCGGTCGCCGTCCTGCTGCTCCAGCGGGGGGACGCGGCGGGCGCGGAGCCCTGGTTCTCCAAGGCGGCCGAGGCAGGCAGCATCGACGCGGCCTTCAATCTCGGCATCCTGTACGCCGGGCGCGGCGACGCGGACATCGCGCGGCGGTGGTACGAGCGGGCCGCCGCGGCCGGGCACTCGGAGGCGGCGCTCCAGGTGGCGATCGCCCTCCAGCAGGAGGGGGACGTGCACGGCGCCGAGCGGCACCTGCGGTGCGCCGCGGGCGGCGGCAGCCCCGAGGCGGCCTTCCGGCTCGGGGCGCTGCTGGACCGGCGGGACCGGGAGGACGGCGAGGCCGTCTGCGACGAGGCGGAGGAGTGGTACGAGCGGGCCGCCCACCAGGGGCACCGGCGGGCGCAGGTGCGGCTCGGTATGTGCGCGGCCAAGCGGGGGGACGTCGTGGACGCGGCGCACTGGTACCGGCTGGCCGCGGAGGCGGGGTCGCGGAACGGGGCGTTCAACCTCGGGCTGCTGCTCGCGCGCGAGGGCAGTGAGCCGGAGGCCGCGCTGTGGTGGACGCGGGCCGCTGACGCGGGGCACGGGCGGGCGGCGCTGCGGATGGCGTTGCTGTCGGCCCGGCGGGGTGATCTGCCGTCGGCGCAGTCGTGGTGTGCGCGGGCCATCTCGTGCGGGCCCGCGGAGGTCGCGGAGCGGGCCGCGCGGCTTACGGCGGCGGTCTCCCACGAGCTCACTGCGTGAGGCGTTGGGTTTACGGCTGACGTTCCCTGAGGCCCCGCTGCGCGCGGCTCGCCTTGACGTCGGGCCCGCGTCCCGCCGCGACGGAGGGTTTCCGGAACGTTGCCCCGGGCCCGTCCTGACACGCGCCAGCCGTGCGCCGGACGCGGTTTGGCACCGCCGGTCCGCGTCGTCCCGCGTCCCGCCGCGGCGGCGGGTTTTTTCTGGGGGCGTTGGCCCCCTCGGCCTGTTTGACGTGCGTCGGCCGTTCAGGCGCTGCGCGCTGCGCCGTGCCGGGGCCGACATGTCCGCCTGGCGGCGTGGGTGCGCTCAGTTTGGCACCGCCGGTCCGCGTCGTCCCGCGTCTCGCCGTCGCGGCGGGATTTGGTTGGGGGGTGCTGCCCCGGCCCGTTTTGGCAGGCGCCAGAGGTCCGCGCTGGGCGCGGCACGTCTCGCCTGGCGGCGGGGCCGGGGGCGGTTTGGCACGCCGGTCCGCGTCGTTTCGCGTCCCACCGTCGCGGCGGGATTTGGTTCGGGCGTCGGCCCGGGTCTGTTTTGACGCGCGCCCGCCTGACAGCGGGCGTTCCGTGAGGCGGCGCCGCGCGGCTCGCCTGGCGGCGGGGCCGGGGCGGTTTGGCACCGCCGGACTGCTTCGTTCCGCGTCTCGCCGTCGCGGCGGGATTTGGTTGGGGCGTTGCCCTCGGCCCGTTTTGGCAGGCGCCAGCCGTCCGCGCTGGGCGCGGCACGTCTCGCGTCACGGCGGGCGTTCCGTGAGGCTGCGCGGCTCGCCCGGCGGCGGGGCCGCTCGGTTTGGCGCCGCCGGGGTGCGGCGTTTCGCGTCCCGCCGTTGCAGCGGGGGATTGTGGGGGGCCCGCGCTGGAAGCGATTTGGTGGGGGGTGGGGGGTGGGATACAGTGGGGATCACAACGACGCGGGGTGGAGCAGCTCGGTAGCTCGCTGGGCTCATAACCCAGAGGTCGCAGGTTCAAATCCTGTCCCCGCTACCACGTAAAACGGAGTAAGGCCCGGAAGCGCACGCTTCCGGGCCTTCTTCTTGTTCCGGCAAAGATCGGGCGAAGATCGGGCGATGCCCGCCGCCCGCCGCCGGCCCCCGCGCGATCCTGAGAAAAGGAAGATCGGCGAGGGGAGACCGGCTTGCTGCGCGGACGGCGAAATCGGCAGACCACGGCACGCTGGACCGAATGGTGTGCCGCCGCGTACGAAGGCAACCGCCGGGAGGACGCCCTCACCCTGCTCGCCAGGCTCCGCGCGGCCCGCGACGCCGGACCCCCGTACGAACGGGCCGCCGCCCTGGCAGCCCTGGGACGCGCCCCCGCCCCGCTGCTGCTGCTCCTGGACCGCCACGCCCGGCAGCCGGGCGCCTCACCCGCTCCGGCGCGCGGCAGGCAGCGCGACCCCCTGCGGCTGCTCCTCGCCTCCCTCGACCCCGACGGCCGGGTCCGCGAAGCCGCCGTCGAGGGCCTGGCCGCCCGCCCCGGGCCGCTCGCCGCCGCCGCGCTGGCGCT
It encodes the following:
- a CDS encoding molybdenum cofactor biosynthesis protein MoaE, translating into MGGMARTDDRDDPIRLLAIRDTPLSVDEVFAAVGDDAAGGTALFVGTVRDHDGRPDAEVTGLSYSAHPLAERELRRVAEKVAADFPVRALAAVHRVGDLRVGDIAVVVAVACPHRGEAFEASRRLIDELKSQVPIWKHQTFTDGTEEWVGAH
- a CDS encoding YlbL family protein, giving the protein MPRRTATLLASTLTLIVLLCVALLAPTPYSEMSPGPTVNTLGDYQGEQVIQITGRKTYPADGHLNMTTVRVTGADYSMNLIEAMFGWAQHDDRVVEHDTLYPNGQSAQEADQENAEEFSQSQDSAKVAALKVLHIPVPSRVIVSAVVKGGASQGLLHAGDVIKAVDGTEVKQADDVAKLVTEHKPGQPVVFTVIKAADAKKKSTVTHDVTITTRASDDTGPKRAVVGIQAGIEHIFPFTIDIRLADVGGPSAGMMFALGIVDKLTPGNLTGGHFVAGTGTIDDSGNVGPIGGIGLKTIGARDKGAQYFLTPADNCGEAAKDIPHGLTLVKVKTLDDAMAALANIKAGKTSALPSCSKS
- a CDS encoding PPA1309 family protein, with amino-acid sequence MSNIATDGAPLAGNPLTRAVLEIDTYASGLGWDQPARLFALVDTVQLRSQEPGLAEQLGLGEETAGGLTPIEQDELPAGQQLDEFLATIAWPEVIAGCALTVERLMLPPSAEAAIPEDLDDAALAAWVAAHPERQEVRMTVGVLRDGARESALRLRSKDSPTEVLTGSELVPGLAEALAATFEA
- a CDS encoding UPF0182 family membrane protein; this translates as MPDRGGGPSGARIRMGRPSRRTRTLLITIGVLAVLMIAFVMFAGFWTDLLWYRSVHYSSVFTTTLWTKVGLFCVFGLLMALAVGVNIYLAHRLRPPLSAMSTEQQSLDRYRMGIAPYKKWVLLGICAVVGLIAGGSASGQWRLWLLTTNATPFHVKDPQFHKDVSFYAFDLPWYRFLLSFGFATVVLSLIAAALVHYLYGGLRITSPGGRATAAATGHLSVLLGLFVSLKAVAYWLDRYGLAVKSSGFKATENWTGLRYVDANAYLPAKTILFCIAVICALLFFATLWRRTWSLPTIGFGLMVLSAILIGGLYPAIVQKFQVQPNEAAKEAPYIQRNIDATRAAYGIADSEVSEYAGTSTESNAKLLADTATAASIRVLDPNVVSPTFQQMQQSRSYYSFPSTLDVDRYTIDGKEQDTVVGLRELNIKGIPENNWINDHFKYTHGYGLIAAKGTTATDTDPKGQPVYTEKNLPTVGDIGDYRQEIYFGEQTKQYSIVGGPTKELDYADKTGEKSSSYQGKGGVSLSNPVTRAAYAVSFGEPQILYSGAIGDGSKILYNRTPKERVEAVAPWLTIDGDPYPAVVDGHVQWIVDAYTTTNGYPYASSTTLGDTTADSLTDDQRSVVAQQNRVNYIRNSVKATVDAYDGTVTLYQWDTQDPVLKTWMKAFPHTVQPKSAISKDLMTHLRYPQDLFKVQRQLLTKYHVTKAAQFYSGSEVWQVPDDPASKSGKAVPPYYLSMQMPDQNSQEFSLTTTFTPTKRDNLSAFMAVDANATSPDYGKMRLLKLPPDAQVDGPQQVQSKFNSYPGFATDLNLLKKGDSTVEYGNLLTFPLDGGLLYVEPVYVRGADTNYPLLRKVLVNFGGTMAFRDTLGEALSEVFGGEAAPPPADGGTGTGTGGGTTTEPPPTTGTTDNPTLDKALANAQKALDDGQTALKNGDWKAYGEAQDRLAAALQQAQDAEKGKKGAKTG
- a CDS encoding tetratricopeptide repeat protein, which encodes MVLMGDGARLLNTRQIHGQGGPTGESAARADASGAAAVSVAALLPGPRAGHGDSAEPVAVPALLTELPDEDTLALREEAEIEARHRRAAEQGDPGAMSALGTLLLRRGDLDGAEPFLRQAVQHGDRAAANNLALLLHQRGYADEAAGWWRIAAVAGSAPAAHALGRHFRERGDEPGAEYWLRQAAESGHTLGAYALADLLDHRRDVGAERWFRAAAEHGHREASYRLARICAGRGEDHEAEQWYRQAAARRHRRAALRLGTLLEERGETKEAGHWYLTAARDGEARAACALAFLLRDAGDIDQAATWWRRAAQAGDGNAANALGALHAQEGETQTAERWYRTAMEAGDVNGAYNLGLLCAGQGRTPQAEQWYRKAAYAGHREAANAVAVLLLQRGDAAGAEPWFSKAAEAGSIDAAFNLGILYAGRGDADIARRWYERAAAAGHSEAALQVAIALQQEGDVHGAERHLRCAAGGGSPEAAFRLGALLDRRDREDGEAVCDEAEEWYERAAHQGHRRAQVRLGMCAAKRGDVVDAAHWYRLAAEAGSRNGAFNLGLLLAREGSEPEAALWWTRAADAGHGRAALRMALLSARRGDLPSAQSWCARAISCGPAEVAERAARLTAAVSHELTA